A genomic segment from Microbacterium sp. SORGH_AS_0428 encodes:
- a CDS encoding methylated-DNA--[protein]-cysteine S-methyltransferase → MTPTGFRIHPTPLGDALLLTSDSGLIGFEFLAAPLGSALAAWTQRLGREPVPIDDDADTLLGQVDEYFEGTRTTFEVELDLRLVSGFARDALEAISRIPYGQTASYGEIAIEAGSPRAHRAVGSACAHTPVSLVVPAHRVIRSDGSIGEYGGRPEHKRYLLDLEAAHRPAGV, encoded by the coding sequence ATGACCCCGACAGGCTTCCGCATCCATCCCACGCCCCTCGGCGACGCCCTCCTTCTGACGAGCGATTCCGGCCTGATCGGTTTCGAGTTCCTCGCCGCGCCGCTCGGCTCCGCCCTCGCTGCGTGGACGCAGCGTCTGGGCCGGGAGCCGGTACCGATCGACGACGATGCGGACACGCTGCTCGGGCAGGTGGACGAGTACTTCGAGGGGACGCGCACGACGTTCGAGGTCGAGCTGGACCTGCGTCTGGTCAGCGGGTTCGCGCGCGACGCGCTCGAGGCGATCTCCCGCATCCCGTACGGCCAGACGGCCAGCTACGGCGAGATCGCGATCGAGGCCGGCTCGCCGCGCGCGCACCGCGCGGTCGGATCGGCCTGCGCCCACACGCCGGTCTCGCTCGTGGTCCCCGCGCACCGCGTCATCCGTTCCGACGGTTCGATCGGCGAGTACGGCGGACGCCCCGAGCACAAGCGCTACCTGCTCGATCTCGAGGCCGCGCATCGTCCGGCGGGCGTGTAG